In Bactrocera oleae isolate idBacOlea1 chromosome 5, idBacOlea1, whole genome shotgun sequence, a genomic segment contains:
- the Cyp311a1 gene encoding probable cytochrome P450 311a1, whose protein sequence is MSLVLIIFLTCAACYFIHAKWTVFTVGRRIRGPWALPLVGNVQMISKLKPESLFKSVAEFRVKYGETYRLWLGPELWVFLHSPAETREALNEPTLTRPVAFHQLSILIGNGLLISHGKQWETHRRALSPAFNANILNTFAPVIAQHGEELVRKLLATEGSSVEVSHYLFACVLDAIVETSMGKQLNSLTDPHNRYAHAFHKTSELLFKRMTNPLLALDFIFQRTNMYRELSASVAVIHQLMGIVIDERVEALKQQKSLVSGTSTAPPAEGIRKLRRTLLDTLLTTQIAGKALTCNEICNEVNTFVFAGVDTTTAAMCFVLYSLGKYPAVQHKLVTEIEEQVFVGAALTVDILNRLTYLDLFIKEVLRYYTVVPLTGRQTTGDTMIGGRRYCAGITLWIDLYGLAHDAQYFDKPEEFQPLRFAQAQKETLPPYVYLPFSGGPHICIGRNYALLIMKMLTVQILRNFEVKLRDPHEELVLQSQMVLKSLHGFNLIFRQRVKITE, encoded by the exons ATGTCCTTGGtgctaattatatttttaacctGTGCGGCATGTTATTTTATACATGCTAAGTGGACGGTTTTTACTGTCGGTAGACGCATACGCGGACCATGGGCCCTACCGTTGGTCGGTAATGTGCAAATGATCAGTAAATTGAAGCCAGAAT CTTTATTTAAAAGCGTCGCTGAGTTTCGTGTTAAATACGGTGAAACCTATCGTTTATGGCTCGGGCCTGAGTTGTGGGTCTTTTTGCATAGTCCAGCGGAAACGCGTGAAGCTTTGAATGAACCGACACTAACGAGACCGGTGGCATTCCACCAACTAAGCATATTGATAGGTAATGGGTTGCTGATAAGTCATG GCAAACAGTGGGAAACACATCGACGCGCACTAAGCCCCgcttttaatgcaaatatactAAACACTTTCGCGCCCGTGATAGCGCAGCATGGTGAGGAGTTAGTGCGAAAACTGCTTGCCACTGAGGGCAGCTCAGTCGAAGTAAGCCATTATCTCTTCGCTTGTGTGCTGGATGCGATTGTAG AAACCTCTATGGGCAAACAATTGAACTCACTCACTGATCCACATAATCGCTATGCGCACGCCTTTCACAA AACCAGTGAATTGCTCTTCAAACGCATGACGAACCCACTATTGGCGCTAGATTTCATATTTCAACGCACAAATATGTATCGCGAGCTGAGCGCCTCTGTTGCAGTGATACATCAGCTGATGGGGATTGTGATTGATGAGCGTGTCGAGGCGCTTAAACAGCAGAAGTCGCTGGTTTCTGGCACTTCTACAGCACCACCGGCGGAAGGCATACGCAAGCTGCGTCGCACGTTATTGGACACACTGCTAACCACACAAATAGCGGGGAAAGCGTTGACATGCAACGAAATTTGCAATGAAGTGAATACGTTTGTGTTTGCG GGTGTTGACACCACCACAGCAGCCATGTGTTTTGTGCTCTACAGTTTAGGTAAATATCCGGCGGTACAGCATAAATTGGTGACAGAAATTGAAGAGCAGGTTTTCGTTGGTGCTGCACTCACAGTTGACATACTCAATCGTTTGACATATTTGGATCTTTTCATCAAAGAAGTATTACGTTACTATACTGTAGTGCCACTCACGGGACGACAGACTACCGGCGATACGATGATCGGTGGTCGGCGCTACTGTGCTGGCATAACACTTTGGATTGACCTGTATGGACTTGCACATGATGCGCAATATTTCGATAAGCCGGAGGAGTTTCAGCCGTTGCGTTTTGCGCAAGCACAGAAAGAGACCTTGCCGCCATATGTCTATCTGCCGTTCTCGGGTGGACCACACATTTGTATAGGTCGTAATTATGCATTACTAATTATGAAAATGTTAACGGTGCAGATTTTACGCAATTTTGAAGTTAAATTGCGTGATCCACATGAAGAGTTAGTGTTGCAGTCCCAAATGGTGCTGAAGTCTCTGCACGGTTTCAATTTAATATTCAGGCAAAGAGTAAAAATTACTGAGTAG
- the LOC106621278 gene encoding protein YIPF1, with translation MQSSGADDLLQFRDYNSTPSMSSPPAQINVNSPTHSSGSAAGATRGSNALNDLIYDMSNSAGILSGSNSAGGAGNMNNAAAGGGDAGGGVDTGTSNKVSFLTLEYYQQFFNVDTYVVIERIANSMIPKRAGGNYLRSSIGQNPDLYGPFWITVTLIFSIAISGNIASYLQHANDNYHWRYNFHLVSYAATCIFIYANLFPIALWALFKYSLKPITDDVETESADYSPSLLSLMCIYGYSLFIYIPVSVLWVIQISLLQWLLVITAALLSGSVLIFVLTPALRNSKLSLFLIIGILAAHFLLAAGFMLYFFHVPSNVVANVPVPAALEAVTVAVKHVVTLPAVAGNIVPLNGTR, from the exons ATGCAATCTAGTGGTGCAGATGATCTGCTACAGTTTCGTGATTACAATAGCACACCCAGCATGAGCAGCCCACCGGCACAAATAAATGTCAACTCACCAACCCATTCTAGCGGTTCTGCTGCAGGTGCAACGCGCGGCAGTAATGCACTCAACGATTTGATTTATGACATGAGCAATTCAGCAGGCATTTTAAGTGGTAGCAACAGCGCAGGTGGTGCTGGAAATATGAATAATGCCGCAGCAGGCGGTGGCGACGCTGGTGGCGGCGTTGATACTGGCACTAGCAATAAGGTGTCATTTCTAACGCTTGAATACTATCAGCAATTCTTTAATGTGGACACATATGTGGTGATCGAGCGTATTGCTAATTCTATGATACCAAAGCGAGCTGGTGGCAACTACTTGCGTTCGAGCATTGGCCAAAATCCTGATTTGTACGGTCCGTTTTGGATTACAGTAACGCTG ATTTTTTCGATTGCCATAAGTGGCAATATTGCAAGTTATTTACAGCATGCCAATGACAACTATCACTGGCGTTATAATTTCCACTTAGTCTCCTATGCCGCCActtgtattttcatttatgcCAATCTTTTCCCCATCGCCTTGTGGGCGCTCTTTAAGTATAGTCTCAAACCGATTACCGATGATGTGGAGACTGAAAGC GCCGACTATTCGCCCTCTCTCTTATCGCTAATGTGCATTTACGGCtattcgttatttatttacatacccgTCTCCGTATTGTGGGTTATACAG ATTAGCTTGCTACAATGGCTACTAGTTATTACCGCCGCTCTACTCTCCGGCTCCGTGTTGATTTTTGTGCTTACTCCAGCGCTACGTAACTCTAAGTTGTCGCTATTCCTCATAATCGGCATACTAGCTGCGCATTTTCTACTCGCTGCTGGTTTTATGTTGTATTTCTTTCATGTGCCCAGCAATGTGGTAGCAAATGTGCCGGTGCCTGCCGCCTTGGAGGCGGTTACAGTAGCTGTGAAACATGTAGTCACACTGCCAGCCGTTGCCGGTAATATTGTACCACTTAATGGCACACGTTGa